Part of the Cardiobacteriaceae bacterium TAE3-ERU3 genome, CGTCTTTGGCAAACGCATCGACCACCCAAAATGGCGGATCAAAGCACATTGGCGACTGTATCCGGCGAATTTCCACTACAACGACAATCCAGTTCATGAATCCGTCAACCTCGACGGCGCACAAACCGCCGTTCTCGATGGGTATCTAGAGCACCACACCGCACCAGATCCGGCATTTTGGCTACACAAGCGACTTGAATACGCACTGACTTGGGCAAAAGACCGCCACCAACGTGGCAAACACGTATCGCCACCAGGTGTGTGGTTGCGCTCTGTATGGGCATTTTTCAAGCAATATCTCGCTGATGGACGCTTCCTGCAAGGAAAATATGGCTTTATTTACGCGACACTATTTGCGGAATATACCTTCAACAAATACGCGCTGCTCTACGACCTTAACCACCGCGCACAAAGCTACGAAAATGACTTCCAGCCACACAACATCACCGTAGAAAATATGCCCTCACCACAAAAAGCAGCTGATACACGTAAAGCAACGTTAAGTGTGGTGATGATCGTTAAAAATGAACAAAAGCATCTACCTGCATGCCTTGCAAGCCTGGCCGATCTTGCTGACGAAATAATCTTGCTTGATTCCGGCAGTAGCGATGCAACCAAACGCATAGCTGAACATTACGGTGCAAAATGGCACATCAATACTGACTGGCCAGGCTTTGGCCGCCAGCGACAAATAGCGCAACAATACGCCAGTAGCGATTACGTCCTCGCCCTTGATGCCGATGAGCAACCCAACGAAGCGTTAATTGCCGCAATTAAGGATCTACTCGCCAAACCAGTCGTAACCGATAAAGTTTTTGCCCTGCGTCGGCAAAATATCTTCTGCGGCACTGCTGTACACGGTAATGCCTGGTATTACGACCAAATTGTGCGTCTTTACGCTCGTGAGCACTTCAGCTATCACCCATTTGACGTCCACGAATCAGTTGATGAGCAGGGTGCAGAAGTGATCACGCTTAATGGCTACTTGCGCCATTACACTAACGACAACCTCTATCATTTTCTGCTTAAAAATATTCGCTACAGCCAAATCTGGGCGCAAGAAAAATACAGTGCCGGAAAGAAATCGCCCAATCTCGCAAGCGTTCCTTTCCGTACGTGCTTTTCCTTTATTCGTGAATACATCTTACGCGGCGCATTCCTTGGAGGGGCATACGGACTGTTCCTCTCAGCCGCAGCGAGCTTTTACAATCTCAATAAATACATCATCCTCTATCATCTAAAGCAGAGTGACTAAAGCACCATGCACATAAAAACCGCTCATGAACGCCTGTTCCAGCAAGCCAGTAACCTTTGCGTTTTCCTTTTTTTTGCTCTTTCTCTAATCATCAAAAGTGGTTATAGCTATGGCAGCGGACTATTACTGCTTGTGGCCTTATTTGGCTTACCATGGTGGAAAAAACATATCCAACTCAATCGTATACATTACTGGCTTTTGGCATTATTGGCACTTAATGCCATTGTAGGTATTTTGTATGCTTGGAGAATGTCCGCAGACGCTGGCGACTATAATCGTCCTATCCGCTATCTTGCCTGTATGCTGCTTTTGGTTTACCTCAGCGTTTACCCACCACGAAGAAATTGGCTATGGTGGGGTATTGCTGTTGGTGCAATAGGTGCAGGTCTTAGTGCGCTGTATTATACCTACGGTGGTAATCCAGCATTAACATTCCCCCGTGCATCGCGTTATCTTAATGCAATTCAATTTGGTAATGCATCAGCACTACTGGGCGTATTGTGTTTGTGCGGCATAAGCTACGCTCGCCATCAACGCCAATCCTGGTTACTTATTGCATTACCGATTGGTTTTTTCCTCGGTCTGACCGCTTCATTACTCTCACAAAGCCGGGGGGGATGGGTAGCTTTACTTATTGCCGCAATTATTTTTGTCATGCAAAATCGCCAGCATCTTCGTAGGCAACAATGGTATTGGCTAATACTCAGTAGCATATTGGGTATAGCAATACTTGGTATACTCGGTAAAAATACAATCCAATCACGTTTAATTAAAGCAAATAATGAAATTACTGCTTATATTGAACACGGCACAGAAAATACATCTGTAGGTGCTCGCTTATCTATGTGGCGCTTTGCTATCCATGAAGGCATGAACTATCCCTTGTTTGGACCAAGTAAAGATGAGATGGAAGCTGACAAAAAGGCATGGGTAGCCGATGGACGAGGTCATGCCATTGAATATTATGGTCATTTTCATAATGAATATTTAGATCTTTTTGCAAAGCAAGGTTTACTTGGTCTAGGTGCTTTTCTTGCCCTGCTGCTTATGCCACTGACCCTTTTTCATCGCTATTTAAATGGAAAAGTTTCCTTGGCAGATAGGGCTGATGATGCTATTGCAAAAGCAGGTTACTATCTCATTATTCTGCACATGGGCTTTGGTTTAACCCAAGTTTCTATTCATGCACATAATAGTGGTTTTATGCTTTTTGTTATTCCTCTGTGCATTTTCTTATCTTGCCTAATGCCAGTAAATAGCGCTAACAACAAATATCTTTCATATAAAAATCACCCTTAAATTTATGTTAAATACAGAAGACCGCGTACGTTATATAAGGCTTCTCCGCTACGTCAAGCCACACTGGAAAATAGCAGTTCTTACTGTTTTGGCTACCATTGTTTATGGATTGACAGAACCGCTTGTGCCATTTGTATTGAAGCCACTGATTGATGGTGGCTTTGCCGAGCGCGATATGACGACCGTCTATGCCATGGTTGCGCTACTGATTGGAGGGTTTTTAATCCGTGGTGTTGCCAACTTTACCAGTGCCTATGCATCAACTTGGCTTGCTCAGCGCGTCGTCTATACTTTGCGCAAACAGATGTTTGCACACCTACTGCGCTTGCCTATGGCTTATCATAATCGTCATAGCAATGGCGAAATCGTTTCACGTTTTACATATGACGTTTTACAGCTGATGAGCGCATCGACAGATGCAGTGATGATTTTGGTGCGCGAAATCATCACTATCATTGCCTTGCTCAGCTATCTTTTCTACCTCAATTGGAAAATGACGCTGATGATATTGAGTATTTCGCCTTTACTCGCCTTTATCATTACCTTCATTTCACGCCGCCTGCGCAATCTCGCGCGGGCCATGCAGGAAGACATGAGCGGCATGAATCACGTTGTTGATGAAAGTCTGCGCGGTCGGGAGATTGTGCGTATTTATCACGGTGAAAAATTTGAAAAATCTCGCTTCGACAAGCAAGCTTACTCCGTCCTTAAGCATGCCTTGCTGTCAAAGAAAAACCTTGAAATTGCCTCTCCGATCATTGAAATGATCATCATTGGCTCTCTTGCTGTTGTGATCATCATCGCAGCCAATCTTGCACAAACTCAGCCTGAACAAATGACCGCTGGGACATTTGTCGCCTTCCTCGGTACCATGGCACTGCTATTTCCACCAATTAAGCGTCTTGGCAAAGTCGTTGAACCCATCCAAAAAGGCATGGCAGCCACGCAAAGCATTTTTGATTTTCTCGATACCCCAACAGAACCACAGAAAGCTTTACCACACAAGCAAATCAAGCACGGTAGCCTGACGTTTGAAAACGTCTCATTCAGCTACGGCGAACATCAGGTGCTAAATGATTTCTCACTACATATAGACGCTGGCGAAACCGTCGCACTGGTCGGCGAATCCGGCAGTGGTAAATCAACTATTGCCGCATTGATTGCCGGTTTTTATCAGCCAGACAATGGCCGCATTCTATTTGATGGTATAGATACTGCAGAAATGACCATGCAAGATCGCCGCCGCGCCTTGGCCTTGGTCACTCAGCAAACAGTGGTTTTTTCATCCGGTATTATCGATAACATTGCCTATGGCGATCCTGAGCCTGACCGTGAGCGCGTCATTGCCGCAGCAAAAAGAGCTAATGCTGATGGTTTCATTCAGCGCCTGCCGGAAAAATACGATAGTCATCTCGGCGAGCAGGGCGGTCGTCTGTCCGGTGGACAAAAACAGCGCATAGCGATCGCACGTGCATTGTATAAAAATGCACCAATACTGATACTCGACGAAGCCACTTCCGCACTCGATAATGAATCCGAACACAAAGTTCAGACTGCCATCGACGAGCTACGCCATGGCCGCACTGCAATCGTCATTGCCCACCGCCTCTCAACTGTACGCCATGCAGACCGCATCATTGTGCTCAATCAAGGGCGTATTGTAGAGTCTGGGTCACACGATGAATTGCTGGGTGAAAACGGTGTTTATGCTAAACTGCTCGCCCAAAATATTCACTAATTCCTGAGTTTCACAATATGACAGAACACCTTGGCTTGATGATATCAAGCCTGCTTGCATTGGGTATTGGTGCCCAGTGGCTCGGCTGGTTCAGCAAAAAACCGGCTATTATTTACCTGCTTGCAATCGGCATTCTGCTGGGTCCAACCTTACATTGGTTCAATCCCGACGAAGTGCTCGGCGATTTGCTGTTTCCGTTTGTCTCGCTCGGCGTTGCTATCATCCTGTTTGAAGGTGCATTGACCCTGAAATTTCAGGAAATCAAAAGCCACGGACGGGTAGTCACCAACCTCGTCACCATCGGCGTTCTTATTACCATCGCTGTAGCAATGACCGCTGCATGGTTGTTTATGGATATGAGTATTGAGCTGGCGCTACTGTTTGGTGCGCTGGTTTCAGTTACCGGCCCCACCGTTATTGTGCCGCTGTTGCGTAGTGTGCGCCCGAATAAAACCATCAGCAATATTCTGCGCTGGGAAGGCGTAGTCATTGACCCAATCGGCGCATTGCTTGTCGTACTCGTCTATGAATATATCATTGCCGGGCATTCTCCGCTGATTTTTGCCAAAACCATCATTGAAGGTTTTTCTTTAGGCACTATTTCCGCATTGTTCCTCGCGACGCTACTCAAGCGCCACTGGATACCGGAATACCTGCACAATGTCTTTACCCTTGCGCTGGTGCTGATCGTCTTTTCTGTATCCAACTACTTTATCGAAGAATCTGGTCTGCTGTCTGTCACGGTAATGGGTATGGTACTCGCCAATATTCGCAACCTACAGACCGATGACATCCTTGATTTCAAAGAAAGTTTGTCACTGATCATCATTTCGATGCTATTTATCGTACTTTCAGCACGCATCAGTTTCGATGGCTTTGCCCGCATGGGTTTCCAAGGCATTCTCGTCCTACTCGCCATCATGTTTATTGCACGCCCATTATCGGTATGGGTTTCAGCACTCGGCTCCAAGCTCACTCGCAACGAAAAGCTGCTGATCAGCTGGATTGCTCCACGCGGTATCGTCGCAGCTGCAGTCTCTTCATTATTTGTACTTAAGCTTGAAGATTCGGCTGGCAGTGATGTACTTGTACCACTGGTCTTTACCATAATCATTGGCACAGTCATCATCCAAAGCCTAACCGCCAAACCTCTTGCCAATTTCCTCGGCGTCGCTGATCCTAATCCGAATGGCGTATTGATCTCCGGTATTAATCCATTCACGATCAAACTCGGCAAAGCCATCAAAGAAAACGGCTTTGACGTCATCCTTGCAAGCACCAGCTATGACCGCACTGCTAAAGCACGAATGGAAGGGCTCAACGTCTATTACGGCAACCTCGTATCCGAACATGCAGACCGCCATCTGAGCCTGGTCGGTATCGGCCATTTGATCGCATTGCACCCGCGCAACGAGCAAAATATGCTTACCATTTTGCGCTACAAATCAGAATTTGGTAGCCGCAATGTGTATCGCATTAAAACCAATGACCGTGTCAACAGTAGCGAACGCGAAAAAGACTACTCAGAATGGCACAGTGGTTGGCTGTTTGATGACGGTATGACCTACAACAAACTGATGGCCAGCGACAGCGATAAAGCGCAAATTCGCACCACCAACATCAGCGATAACTACACCTTTGAACAGTACCAACAGGACAATCCGGACAGCATTCCTCTATTTGCCTTAAACAGCGCAAATAAATTGTTCATGTTTTCTTCCAAAGCAAACTTTACACCTGTAAAAGGCTGGAAAATCGTCGCCTTACAGCCGTATTCTGAAGAAAAACATGCTGAAAAAATGACTAAGCGCCAACAAGAGCGCAATAATGAGAAAACCGATGAAAACAGCGGAGAATTACCATGAATATCCTGATGGTATGTATGGGCAATATCTGCCGTTCGCCGATGGCGGAAGGCATTGCTCGCCATATTGCAGCCCAAAGCGGGCGTGATGATCTAAATTTTGATTCAGCCGGGACACACGCCTATCATATCGGTGAAGCACCCGACGAACGTGCCCAAGCCGAAATGAAGCGTCACGGGCTTGATATCAGTGATCTACGCGCACGGGCTTTTCGTCAGGAAGATTTCCATGAATTTGATGTCATCATGGTTGCAGACGAGCACAATGCTGAAAATGTCCGCGCTATGGCTGGCGACAACGAACAACGTAGTAAAATCATCAAAATGCTCGATAGTGGCTGCGGTAGTGACGAAAACGTCGCAGATCCATATTACGGCGGGGAAGAAGGCTTTGCCCGCGTCTATCAGCAACTCCATTCAGCCCTGACAACCTACCTTGATCGCTCATGAACCAAAACGGCCAATCCATCTGGGAAAATGTCATCGACAACCTTTCCTCCATCCTCGATCAGGAAGCGTTGACCATGCTCGGCGCGCTCGAATTGCAAGAACAGAACGGACGCTGGTTCCTGATTGCAGCCAATAAATTTATCCTTGAACCCGTTGAACGCGACTATCTCGGGCCAATCAAGCTCGCACTGAAAAAGCATGGCATCAACGACGTCAAGCTGAAAATAGAAGAGCCAGACTTATTCACTCACCGAAAAAAGAAAAGCCAGAAAAAGCCTTTTGAAAGTAATCTCAATGCAGACTACCAATTCCATAATTTCGTTCCTGGCCCCTCTAACGATCAGGCTTATGCCGCAGCACAACACGTCGGCGAAGGCTTTCTCGACTATAACCCGCTGCTGATCTACGGTGGCACCGGCCTCGGCAAATCACACCTAATGCACGCTGCAGGTAATGCCCTGCGCGCGCGCGGCAATACTCGGGTGATGTATCTCACCGCTGAAACCTTTGTCAACGACTACATCCGCACCATTAACGATAAAAATAAAACCATGCGCGATTTTGCCGAGCAATACCGCAGTGTTGATGCGCTATTGATCGACGACATCCAGTTCCTCGGCGGTAAAGACCGTTCACAAGCAGAATTTTTCCATACCTTTAACAGCTTATTTGATAACAAGCGGCAAATTATCCTCACTTGCGACCGCTATCCAAAAGAAATTGAAGGGCTCGAAGATCGCCTCAAATCGCGCTTTGGCTCCGGATTAAACGTCTCAGTGATTCCACCAGAGCTTGAAACTCGCGTCGCTATCTTGCAATCAAAAGCCAGCCGACTTGATTTTAAGCTACCTGACGACGTCGCCTTTTTCATCGCCAATAAAGTCATATCAAACGTTCGTGAACTCGAAGGTGCATTGCGTAAAGTCTATGCATTTTGCCAGTTCAAGCAATTACCGGCATCCGTCGAGCTTGCGCAAAATGCCCTCAGCGACCTGATCAACGCACAAAACAAACAAGTCACGCTTGATAACATACAAAAAGTTGTCGCTCAGTTCTATCACGTCAGCGTTGCTGATCTGCACTCAAAAAGCCGTAAAGCATCGATCACCCGCCCACGACAAATTGCCATGTCTTTGGCTAAAGAACTCACTCGCCATTCTTACCCGGAAATTGGCCATGCCTTTGGCGGGCGCGACCATACAACAGTGATTCACGCGTGTCGTAAGATTGAATCACTGCGTAAGGAAGATCGTGATTTTCTTGAAGAATACAAAGGGTTACGGATGGCTCTAACTGGATAATCAGCTGAGCGTTGCATGCATGTATAAGCGGTTGAAACCTCCTGTATATCCTGTGAATAACCCATGAATAACTTAAAGCCATTATTTATCCACATTAACCCCACAGCTTTTGAACAGACCTATCAAAGTTTGTTTTAACCATTTCAGTTGACCTATCATGTGCTTGCAGAGTTTTACACTTAGTCACAGCCCTGATGACGACGAAGTATAGATAAAGAGGTATATATGAAATTCAGTCTTGTGAAAGAATCACTACTAGACACCCTGACCGACATCAACGCTATCGTTGATCGAAAAACAACATCGCCAATCATCAGCCATGCTCATATTACGGCTAAAAACGGACAACTATTACTCAGAGGCACTGATACTGAAGTAACCCTTGCCGCCAGTGTTCCAGCAAGTATCGAAGAAGAAGGTGAAATTACCGTACCAGCTGGTAAATTTCTCGATGTCGTCAAGCACATGCCAAGCGGCATGTTCGTTAATTGCCATCTCGATGGTGAGCAATTCTGCATTCAATCCGGCAATAGCCGCTTCAAGTTGACCACTTTGCCTGCAGAAGATTTCCCAGTGCTCGAAGAAATTGACGCCAACGATGCAATTCAGATCAACAGCGTCCGTTTGAATCAAACCATGCAAAAGGTCAAATTCTCGATGGCTGTGCAAGATGTACGCTATTTCCTCAATGGCATGTACTTGCGTACCCTTGGTGAAGGCAATGGCCTGCACGCTGTCTCTACAGATGGCCACAGGCTCTCTTGTGCGCTTACTCAGATGGATAACGTCAGCGAGGAAAGCCGAGGTATCATTCTGCCGAAAAAAGCCGTTAACGAGCTAATCAAGCTTACTGGGCGCTTTGATCAATCACTCACGCTGCACTTGAGTGACCGCCACCTCAATTTGCAACTCGCTAACTACAATTTCACCACCAACCTCATTGATGGCCAATTTCCTAACTACGAGCAAGTCATTCCTGATTATCAGCAACATCCTGTCATCATTGCTCGCCAAGCATTTCTTGAGGCACTACAACGTGCAAAAGTATTGCTTATTGACCGCCACGACGGTATCCGCCTGACATTTGACAGCCACCAGCTTTCACTTGCAGCACGTAATCAGGACAATGAAACCGCTAACGAAACACTTGAAATCATCAATAGCCGTGATGATGTGATTGAAGCAGGATTTAACATCAATTACCTGATTGATGCCGTCAGTAATCTTGAAGGTGAAAATATCCAAATGCACTTTGAAGATGGCGAAAGCCCTTGCTTGGTGACCAGCAAGGAAGACAACAACATCCGCTACGTCATCATGCCAATGCGCTTGTAAACAAACCATTGCTTCACAAGTAAGTAAACTACCAGCAGGAATTTACCATGTTGTTATTTAAACGCCGTTTTTTACCGTTTTTCATTACTCAATTTCTCGGCGCATTTAACGACAACTTATTCAAAAATGCCTTGCTGGTTTACCTTACTTTTACACTTGCTGATAGCCAAACCCTCAGTCTTTATACCAATTTATCAGCAGCCTTGTTCATTGCACCGATGTTCCTGTTTTCTGCATGGTCAGGGCTGCTTGCTGATCGCTTTGAAAAGCACGGTCTGATCGTCAAAATCAAGTTGTTTGAAGTCATTATTATGGTGCTCGGTGTGGCGTCATTCATGACGGGGCAAGTATGGCTGATGTTGATCGTACTGTGCTTACTTGGCTTGCAATCAACTTTTTTTGGCCCAGTGAAATACGGCATCTTGCCAGAGCGGTTACACGAAAATGAATTGATGCTTGGTAACGGGCTTGTTGAAGCGGGTACATTTCTGGCCATACTGATTGGCACATTGCTTGGCGCTTACTTAGTTGGCTTGCAAACCATGCAATGGATTTTGCTTGGAACCATGATGGCTGCTGCAGTGATTGGCTTGATCAGCGCCTGGTTTATTCCCCGTGATGAGCATCAAAGCAGTCATACAACGCTGCCGCCGTTTAAGCCGTGGCAACAAACCGTCGATTTGCTTCGCTATACCGCAAAAAATAAAATTATTTTCCAATGTATTTTATCTATTTCGTGGTTTTGGCTACTTGGTGGCGCATTATTGACCCAAATTCCACAGTTCAGCCGTGATGTACTCGGTGGTGATAGTACTGTAGTTACTTATTTGCTGGTTCTGTTTTCGGCCGGAGTTGGGCTGGGCTCACTTGCTGCGCATTGGTTGTCGCGTGGGCGTATCGAACCTGGGCTCGTTCCTTTTGGTGGTTTTTTGCTCGCTATTGGCCTGATTGGAATCATCACTGTTGACCAGCAGCCTCATAGTGATTTGATCAACTTTGCAGCATTTTTTGATCAAGGCCCATTCTGGCACACTACCTTTGCCTTCTTTGGTCTTGCCTTTGCTGGCGGTATTTACGTTGTACCGCTTTATGCGCTGATTCAGTCTCGTGCAGAAAAAGGGCATAAATCGCAAGTTATTGCTGCAAACAACATTATCAATTCACTGTTTCTCGTCATTGTCAGTTTACTCGCTTTGACTTTGCTCAGTTTCTTCGGCTGGACATTCAAAATGTTCTTTATTTTGCTGTTGATTCTGCACGTCATCATCAGCTTTTACATCTTTATCACGGTTCCGGAATTTGTGTTCCGAGTCATCATTATTGCGATTACCGGCCTCAATTACCGTATGCGCGTTACTGGTCGTGAGCATATTCCCGAACAAGGCGCGGCATTTATCATTTGCAACCACGTCAGCTATATGGATCCACTAATGATCACAGCTATCTGTCGTCGCCCGATTCGCTTCGTGATGTATCACAAAATCTACAATGTTAAAGCGCTGAACTGGTTTTTCCGCATGGCTGGCGCTATTCCTATTGCACCACGCCACGAATGTAATGAGACCTATGAGCGCGCCATGCAAGCGGTCAATGAAGCGCTGAAAAATGGTGAGCTGGTTGGAATTTTCCCCGAAGGAAAAATTACCTTGGATGGCACTTTGCAGACTTTCCGCGAAGGCATTGTGCGGATGCTTGAACAAAATCCTGTCCCAATTGTGCCAATGGCACTCGGTAACATGTGGGGCAGCTTTTTCAGCCATAAAAATGGTATTTGCAAAGGTAAGCCTGGGCGCTGGTTATCGATTATTCCACTGACGATTGGCAAGCCACTACCGGCTGAAACCAGTGCCGCACAGATGCAAGAAACCATTGCAGGTATGCTCAAGGAACAATTGGAAGAATATCCGAGTCTGAAAAAACCAGTAAAAGAATGATTTCTTGTTGATATGACAGAAAATTATCCTTACTCGTAGAGGTGTTTGTTTTAGAATAGCGCGCTTTTTTAATGGACCGGAGTATCATGTGATTCCCCAATTCAGCTCTGCCGAACGCAAAGCCATCGCCAATTATAATGCTGATGAATTACTGCTTGCTCTGGTTAAGGCAGAGGATTTTGTGCATGGGCTGGCGATGCTGGTACAGTGGTTTCGCGCCGGGGAAGGGGGATCAGCCTCGCAGCATATGAGCGATTTGATTGAGGCTTTGGAGTGTCGTCCTAATGTCAGCACCGTTTTTGCCGGTTATTTTCATCAATGGCTCAATGACCAGCATTTATTTTACAGCTTTGCGCACGTCGGCATGTTTGCTCGCGATGGCTTTATCAATCAAAGTGCACGCTTGCTTTATGACCGTCTTAATCCACCGCCGCGTTCGAGTAAATACTTGCATGATGTGCTCGCTGGCGTGTTTGATTTGCGCAAGGATAAATCATGGTTGCGTGCTGTACGTCCAACCCAGTGGCTTAAACTCTACAGCTTATTGACTCCAGACCCTGACAAGCGTCAGCAAAGTTTGGTGATTATTGATGAAGAAATCCGCTACAGCGTGGAAATGCTTGCTATTTGGCTTGCCAGTGAGGATGTTGACCCTGATTTGGTTCGCCTCGACAGTCGCCTGCTTGATATTGATTCACCTTTTGTTGGTTTGCAGCGCGCCATTCAGCACTATTTGACCCATAGTGAAGACGATGGCGATATTGATGTCATGATCAGTCAGTGCGATGCGCAGATAAAGCGATTGCGTCGCCGTGCCTTGAGTAGTGGCAGCTCATTGGCAACCACCCATTTACTCGTACGCCTTGAAAAAATTCTCCTGCGTATCAGTGCATTATTGGCCTTATTGCGCAGCCGCGACAGTGAGCAATACGGGCGAAATATGCTCGCTTTGCTCAACCAAATGATCGAGCAAGGCGCTTTGCAAAGCAGCCTTAGTGGGGTGTTTAAGCGCAGCGTCAATACCTTGAGCCAAAGCATTGCTCAGCACAAAAGTGAGCACGGTGAGCACTACGTCACAACCGGCGTAGGTGATTATTTTAAAATGTATTTCGCAGCCGCAGGTGCAGGTATCTTTATTGCCATCATGGCGTTGATTAAAATCAAATTGGCCGGCCTTGATCTGTCATCATTCGGTTATGCTGTACTCTCAAGCCTTAACTACGGCATCGGATTTGTAATCGTACATATGTTCGGATGTACGATTGCCACCAAACAGTCTGCGATGACCGCTGCTTATATGGCACAAACCATTCAAACTCATGGTCAAGGGCGTGGCATAGCTCGGCGTATTGCACGTCTGTTGCTCGATGTGAACCGCTCTCAAACCATTGCCGTGATCGGTAACGTCAGTATCGCAATGGGCTTGGCATGGCTGATTTCATATGGCTTTAGCTATTGGCAAGGTGGATTTTTGATTGAACCATCTAAGGCAAGTTATGAACTCAATAACATCCATCCGATCAGTGGTCTTTCCTTGTGGTATGCCGCTATTGCTGCACTGTGGCTGTTCTGCTCTGGCCTGATTGCCGGGTATTACGACAACCGCGCGGAATATCTGCGCCTGCGTGATCGCCTTTATCAGCACCCATGGCTGCGGCGCAGGCTCTCTGACCGCAAGCGTAGAGCCTTTGCTGATTACGTACACGACCACTATGGCGCATTGCACGGGAATTTCTATTTTGGGGTTCTACTTGGCATGACGCCGTTTGTCGGTGAGCTGCTGCATTTACCGCTCGATATTCGCCACGTTGCATTTTCTGCAGCAAATCTTGGTTATGCTGCAAGCAGTATCTCAATGACGTGGCCGGTATTTTGGCAATACCTGCTGTTTGTCCTGATGATTGGAATGGTGAATTTATGGGTGAGCTTTACCCTGGCCATTCGCGTTGCACTCAGAGCGCACGATGCCAAATTCCCCAAACCTATGCGCTTTTTGCAAGCCTTATGGCGTGAGTTTGCCAGTAATCCGTTGCGCTTTTTGTTGCCAATTGGCCTAAAAAAAAGTGAACGCATTCACCACAAAGAGCAAGATCAATAATAGAACGCTGAACACACAATGGGTTTACATAACAATATGATATTTATTGATTTTATATTATAGTTGTTACGCTACCTGTTGTGTAGAAATATCAGAAATACTTAAAGCCGTATTGTTCTAA contains:
- the dnaA gene encoding chromosomal replication initiator protein DnaA, with the protein product MNQNGQSIWENVIDNLSSILDQEALTMLGALELQEQNGRWFLIAANKFILEPVERDYLGPIKLALKKHGINDVKLKIEEPDLFTHRKKKSQKKPFESNLNADYQFHNFVPGPSNDQAYAAAQHVGEGFLDYNPLLIYGGTGLGKSHLMHAAGNALRARGNTRVMYLTAETFVNDYIRTINDKNKTMRDFAEQYRSVDALLIDDIQFLGGKDRSQAEFFHTFNSLFDNKRQIILTCDRYPKEIEGLEDRLKSRFGSGLNVSVIPPELETRVAILQSKASRLDFKLPDDVAFFIANKVISNVRELEGALRKVYAFCQFKQLPASVELAQNALSDLINAQNKQVTLDNIQKVVAQFYHVSVADLHSKSRKASITRPRQIAMSLAKELTRHSYPEIGHAFGGRDHTTVIHACRKIESLRKEDRDFLEEYKGLRMALTG
- the dnaN gene encoding DNA polymerase III subunit beta, whose protein sequence is MKFSLVKESLLDTLTDINAIVDRKTTSPIISHAHITAKNGQLLLRGTDTEVTLAASVPASIEEEGEITVPAGKFLDVVKHMPSGMFVNCHLDGEQFCIQSGNSRFKLTTLPAEDFPVLEEIDANDAIQINSVRLNQTMQKVKFSMAVQDVRYFLNGMYLRTLGEGNGLHAVSTDGHRLSCALTQMDNVSEESRGIILPKKAVNELIKLTGRFDQSLTLHLSDRHLNLQLANYNFTTNLIDGQFPNYEQVIPDYQQHPVIIARQAFLEALQRAKVLLIDRHDGIRLTFDSHQLSLAARNQDNETANETLEIINSRDDVIEAGFNINYLIDAVSNLEGENIQMHFEDGESPCLVTSKEDNNIRYVIMPMRL
- a CDS encoding MFS transporter, with the translated sequence MLLFKRRFLPFFITQFLGAFNDNLFKNALLVYLTFTLADSQTLSLYTNLSAALFIAPMFLFSAWSGLLADRFEKHGLIVKIKLFEVIIMVLGVASFMTGQVWLMLIVLCLLGLQSTFFGPVKYGILPERLHENELMLGNGLVEAGTFLAILIGTLLGAYLVGLQTMQWILLGTMMAAAVIGLISAWFIPRDEHQSSHTTLPPFKPWQQTVDLLRYTAKNKIIFQCILSISWFWLLGGALLTQIPQFSRDVLGGDSTVVTYLLVLFSAGVGLGSLAAHWLSRGRIEPGLVPFGGFLLAIGLIGIITVDQQPHSDLINFAAFFDQGPFWHTTFAFFGLAFAGGIYVVPLYALIQSRAEKGHKSQVIAANNIINSLFLVIVSLLALTLLSFFGWTFKMFFILLLILHVIISFYIFITVPEFVFRVIIIAITGLNYRMRVTGREHIPEQGAAFIICNHVSYMDPLMITAICRRPIRFVMYHKIYNVKALNWFFRMAGAIPIAPRHECNETYERAMQAVNEALKNGELVGIFPEGKITLDGTLQTFREGIVRMLEQNPVPIVPMALGNMWGSFFSHKNGICKGKPGRWLSIIPLTIGKPLPAETSAAQMQETIAGMLKEQLEEYPSLKKPVKE
- a CDS encoding site-specific recombinase — encoded protein: MIPQFSSAERKAIANYNADELLLALVKAEDFVHGLAMLVQWFRAGEGGSASQHMSDLIEALECRPNVSTVFAGYFHQWLNDQHLFYSFAHVGMFARDGFINQSARLLYDRLNPPPRSSKYLHDVLAGVFDLRKDKSWLRAVRPTQWLKLYSLLTPDPDKRQQSLVIIDEEIRYSVEMLAIWLASEDVDPDLVRLDSRLLDIDSPFVGLQRAIQHYLTHSEDDGDIDVMISQCDAQIKRLRRRALSSGSSLATTHLLVRLEKILLRISALLALLRSRDSEQYGRNMLALLNQMIEQGALQSSLSGVFKRSVNTLSQSIAQHKSEHGEHYVTTGVGDYFKMYFAAAGAGIFIAIMALIKIKLAGLDLSSFGYAVLSSLNYGIGFVIVHMFGCTIATKQSAMTAAYMAQTIQTHGQGRGIARRIARLLLDVNRSQTIAVIGNVSIAMGLAWLISYGFSYWQGGFLIEPSKASYELNNIHPISGLSLWYAAIAALWLFCSGLIAGYYDNRAEYLRLRDRLYQHPWLRRRLSDRKRRAFADYVHDHYGALHGNFYFGVLLGMTPFVGELLHLPLDIRHVAFSAANLGYAASSISMTWPVFWQYLLFVLMIGMVNLWVSFTLAIRVALRAHDAKFPKPMRFLQALWREFASNPLRFLLPIGLKKSERIHHKEQDQ